A window of Cohnella herbarum contains these coding sequences:
- a CDS encoding aminotransferase class I/II-fold pyridoxal phosphate-dependent enzyme, protein MTIDRNKAPLYEALAAHARLRVHPFHVPGHKQRADWGEGLAASYYEPLLALDVTELSDTDDLHHPEGPLLEAQTLAADCFGAEETRFLVGGSTSGNLAMILGVCQPGDLVIVQRNVHKSIIHGLMLAGARAILLPPLIDNASGLATMPATELLQATVERYSEAKAVILSAPNYYGMSPDLKLLVAVAHRKGIPVLIDEAHGAHYGFHSDFPQSALQAGADLSVQSTHKMLSAMTMGAMLHMQGDRLPREQIRQALTMVQSSSPSFPIMGTLDLARRQLHAQGSQAFHSALESVKRAREGMERTPFRALGYDQYASEGISYDPLKLVLFDEGATLSGFELRDELIQRNCIAEMADSRYVVMAFGIGSKLADGEGLRTALLDIAKNISSGRERKLPEHTRTNTGRVTPKANDGLTSVPEPTLFGREVVSAQPVELDRSVGFIAAEWVIPYPPGIPVLYPGEAITEDIVEQLRHWKYEGAQIQGARDPELRTIQVRKP, encoded by the coding sequence ATGACGATAGATAGAAACAAGGCACCCCTATATGAGGCTCTAGCTGCCCATGCGAGGTTACGGGTGCATCCCTTTCATGTTCCGGGACACAAACAACGCGCGGACTGGGGAGAAGGGCTAGCGGCATCCTATTACGAGCCGCTGCTTGCTCTTGATGTGACGGAGCTGTCCGATACCGACGATCTTCACCATCCGGAAGGTCCGCTTCTGGAAGCTCAGACGCTTGCCGCCGATTGTTTCGGTGCGGAAGAAACCCGATTTCTTGTCGGCGGCAGTACGTCGGGCAACCTCGCTATGATTTTGGGAGTATGCCAGCCGGGAGATTTGGTTATCGTACAGCGGAACGTACATAAATCGATTATTCACGGTCTAATGCTAGCGGGAGCTAGAGCAATCTTGCTGCCGCCGCTGATCGACAACGCTTCGGGGTTGGCTACGATGCCCGCAACGGAGCTTCTTCAGGCAACCGTTGAACGATATTCGGAAGCCAAAGCGGTTATTCTATCCGCCCCGAATTACTACGGAATGAGCCCGGATTTGAAGCTGCTCGTCGCGGTTGCTCATAGGAAGGGAATACCTGTTCTCATCGATGAGGCGCATGGCGCTCATTATGGCTTTCATTCGGATTTTCCGCAATCGGCCCTGCAAGCGGGAGCCGACTTGAGCGTGCAGTCGACGCATAAGATGCTGTCCGCTATGACGATGGGAGCTATGCTGCACATGCAGGGAGACAGGCTACCTAGGGAGCAAATACGACAAGCGCTGACGATGGTACAGAGCTCGAGTCCGTCATTTCCGATTATGGGGACGTTGGATTTGGCTCGCAGGCAGCTTCATGCGCAAGGTTCGCAAGCGTTCCATTCCGCATTGGAGAGCGTGAAGCGGGCAAGGGAAGGGATGGAGCGAACCCCTTTTAGAGCGCTTGGTTACGATCAGTACGCGAGTGAAGGAATTTCGTATGATCCGTTAAAGCTCGTTCTGTTCGATGAGGGCGCAACGTTAAGCGGGTTCGAGTTAAGAGACGAGTTGATACAAAGAAATTGCATCGCGGAGATGGCGGACTCGCGTTACGTCGTGATGGCTTTCGGAATCGGTTCCAAGTTAGCCGACGGCGAGGGATTGCGCACCGCTCTGCTAGATATCGCCAAGAATATCTCCTCGGGTCGTGAACGGAAACTCCCTGAGCATACTCGTACGAATACGGGTCGGGTGACTCCGAAGGCCAACGACGGCCTGACGAGCGTTCCAGAGCCGACTTTGTTCGGAAGAGAGGTAGTCTCTGCGCAACCGGTAGAACTAGACCGCAGCGTGGGTTTCATAGCCGCAGAATGGGTGATTCCCTACCCGCCGGGCATACCCGTGCTCTATCCTGGCGAAGCTATTACCGAAGACATCGTAGAGCAACTGAGGCACTGGAAATACGAGGGCGCGCAAATTCAGGGAGCCCGAGACCCCGAGC